The Streptomyces avermitilis MA-4680 = NBRC 14893 genome contains a region encoding:
- the shc gene encoding squalene--hopene cyclase, with protein MTATTDGSTGALPPRAASASEPHDTIPQAAGSVGIQDAAARATQRATDFLLSRQDAEGWWKGDLETNVTMDAEDLLLRQFLGIQDEKTTRAAGLFIRGEQRADGTWATFYGGPGDLSATIEAYVALRLAGDGPDEPHMAKASAWIRERGGIASARVFTRIWLALFGWWKWDDLPELPPELIYFPKWMPLNIYDFGCWARQTIVPLTVVSAKRPVRPAPFPLDELHADANDPNPAKPLAPMVSWDGLFQRLDVALHTYRKVAPRRLRKAAMNTAARWIIERQENDGCWGGIQPPAVYSVIALYLLGYDLEHPVMREGLASLDRFAVWRDDGARMIEACQSPVWDTCLATIALADAGVPADHPQLVRAADWMLGEEIVRPGDWAVKRPQLPPGGWAFEFHNDNYPDIDDTAEVVLALRRVKHHDPERLDNAIRRGVRWNLGMQSKDGGWGAFDVDNTSPFPNRLPFCDFGEVIDPPSADVTAHVVEMLAFEGLSHDPRTRRGIQWLLSAQEANGSWFGRWGVNYVYGTGSVVPALVAAGLPASHPAIRRAVTWLETVQNDDGGWGEDLRSYPEAAEWSGKGASTASQTGWALLALLAAGERESKAVERGIEWLAQTQRPDGSWDEPYFTGTGFPWDFSINYHLYRQVFPLTALGRYVNGEPLVEVKGG; from the coding sequence ATGACAGCGACGACCGACGGAAGCACCGGGGCCCTGCCGCCCCGCGCTGCCTCGGCCAGCGAACCACACGACACGATCCCGCAGGCGGCCGGGAGTGTCGGAATCCAAGACGCCGCCGCGCGCGCCACACAGCGCGCCACCGACTTCCTGCTCTCGCGGCAGGACGCCGAGGGCTGGTGGAAGGGCGACCTCGAGACGAACGTCACGATGGACGCCGAGGACCTGCTGCTCCGTCAGTTCCTGGGAATCCAGGACGAGAAGACCACACGAGCCGCCGGACTGTTCATCAGGGGCGAGCAGCGTGCGGACGGCACCTGGGCCACTTTCTACGGCGGCCCCGGTGACCTCTCCGCCACCATCGAGGCGTATGTCGCCCTGCGCCTGGCCGGTGACGGCCCGGACGAGCCGCACATGGCGAAGGCGTCCGCCTGGATCCGCGAGCGGGGCGGCATCGCCTCGGCCCGCGTCTTCACCCGGATCTGGCTCGCCCTGTTCGGCTGGTGGAAGTGGGACGACCTGCCCGAACTCCCGCCGGAACTCATCTACTTCCCGAAGTGGATGCCGCTCAACATCTACGACTTCGGCTGCTGGGCGCGGCAGACCATCGTGCCGCTCACCGTCGTCTCGGCGAAGCGTCCGGTGCGGCCCGCCCCGTTCCCGCTCGATGAACTGCACGCCGACGCGAATGACCCCAACCCGGCCAAGCCCCTTGCCCCGATGGTGAGTTGGGACGGATTATTCCAGCGGCTCGACGTCGCTCTGCACACGTACCGCAAGGTCGCGCCGCGCAGGCTGCGCAAGGCCGCGATGAACACGGCCGCGCGCTGGATCATCGAGCGGCAGGAGAACGACGGCTGCTGGGGTGGTATCCAGCCGCCCGCCGTGTACTCGGTCATCGCCCTGTATCTGCTCGGCTACGACCTCGAACACCCCGTGATGCGCGAGGGGCTGGCGTCACTGGACCGGTTCGCCGTGTGGCGCGACGACGGGGCGCGGATGATCGAGGCCTGCCAGTCGCCCGTGTGGGACACCTGCCTCGCGACCATCGCGCTCGCCGACGCGGGCGTGCCCGCCGACCATCCGCAGCTCGTGCGGGCGGCGGACTGGATGCTCGGCGAGGAGATCGTCCGGCCCGGCGACTGGGCGGTGAAACGTCCCCAACTGCCGCCGGGTGGCTGGGCGTTCGAGTTCCACAACGACAACTACCCCGACATCGACGACACCGCCGAAGTCGTCCTCGCGCTGCGTCGCGTCAAGCACCACGACCCCGAGCGCCTGGACAACGCGATCCGGCGCGGGGTGCGCTGGAACCTCGGCATGCAGTCCAAGGACGGCGGCTGGGGCGCCTTCGACGTCGACAACACCAGCCCGTTTCCCAACCGGCTGCCGTTCTGCGACTTCGGCGAGGTCATCGACCCGCCGTCCGCCGACGTCACCGCGCACGTCGTGGAGATGCTGGCGTTCGAGGGCCTGTCGCACGACCCGCGCACCCGCCGCGGCATCCAGTGGCTGCTCTCCGCGCAGGAGGCCAACGGCTCCTGGTTCGGGCGCTGGGGCGTCAACTACGTGTACGGGACCGGGTCGGTGGTCCCCGCGCTGGTCGCCGCCGGACTCCCCGCCTCGCACCCCGCGATCCGCCGTGCCGTCACCTGGCTGGAGACCGTGCAGAACGACGACGGCGGCTGGGGCGAGGACCTGCGCTCCTACCCCGAGGCCGCCGAGTGGAGCGGCAAAGGCGCCTCCACCGCCTCCCAGACGGGGTGGGCGCTGCTCGCACTGCTCGCGGCGGGGGAGCGCGAGTCCAAAGCGGTGGAGCGCGGGATCGAATGGCTCGCCCAGACCCAGCGGCCGGACGGCTCCTGGGACGAGCCGTACTTCACCGGCACCGGGTTCCCCTGGGACTTCTCGATCAACTACCACCTCTACCGCCAGGTCTTCCCGCTCACCGCGCTCGGCCGGTACGTCAACGGCGAGCCGCTCGTCGAGGTCAAGGGGGGTTGA
- a CDS encoding polyprenyl synthetase family protein — translation MTPDLHGTGPRTPRTATRGETVPTVPPAEKAADAVDVTALLERGRTLSTPVLRAAVDRLAPPMDTVAAYHFGWIDAAGNPADGDGGKAVRPALAVLSAQAAGAAPEVGVPGAVAVELVHNFSLLHDDLMDGDEQRRHRDTVWKVHGPAQAILVGDALFALANEILLELGTVEAGRATRRLTTASRALIDGQAQDISYEHRERVTVEECLEMEGNKTGALLACACSIGAVLGGADDRTADTLEKYGYHLGLAFQAVDDLLGIWGDPESTGKQTWSDLRQRKKSLPVVAALAAGGPASRRLGELLAEDAKSSDFENFSEEEFAARAALIEEAGGREWTAQEARRQHTIAIEALDTIEMPQQVRAQLVALADFVVVRKR, via the coding sequence GTGACGCCCGATCTGCACGGGACTGGTCCCCGCACCCCCCGTACCGCAACAAGAGGAGAGACTGTGCCCACTGTGCCCCCGGCCGAGAAGGCTGCCGACGCGGTGGACGTGACCGCGCTCCTGGAGCGCGGCCGGACCCTGTCCACCCCGGTGCTGCGCGCGGCCGTGGACCGCCTGGCACCGCCCATGGACACCGTCGCCGCCTACCACTTCGGCTGGATCGACGCCGCGGGCAACCCCGCGGACGGTGACGGCGGCAAGGCCGTACGCCCCGCCCTCGCCGTGCTCTCCGCGCAGGCCGCCGGTGCCGCCCCCGAGGTGGGCGTCCCGGGCGCGGTCGCCGTCGAACTGGTGCACAACTTCTCGCTGCTGCACGACGACCTGATGGACGGCGACGAACAGCGCCGCCACCGCGACACCGTCTGGAAGGTGCACGGCCCCGCCCAGGCCATCCTCGTCGGCGACGCCCTCTTCGCGCTGGCCAACGAGATCCTCCTGGAGCTCGGCACGGTCGAGGCGGGCCGCGCCACCCGCCGCCTCACCACCGCCAGCCGCGCCCTGATCGACGGCCAGGCGCAGGACATCTCCTACGAGCACCGCGAGCGGGTCACCGTCGAGGAGTGCCTGGAGATGGAGGGCAACAAGACCGGCGCGCTGCTCGCCTGCGCCTGCTCCATCGGCGCGGTCCTCGGCGGCGCGGACGACCGCACCGCCGACACCCTGGAGAAGTACGGCTACCACCTCGGCCTCGCCTTCCAGGCCGTCGACGACCTCCTCGGCATCTGGGGCGACCCGGAGTCCACCGGCAAGCAGACCTGGAGCGACCTGCGCCAGCGCAAGAAGTCCCTCCCGGTCGTGGCGGCGCTCGCCGCGGGCGGACCCGCCTCCCGGCGGCTCGGCGAACTGCTCGCCGAGGACGCCAAGAGCAGCGACTTCGAGAACTTCTCCGAAGAGGAGTTCGCCGCGCGTGCCGCGCTCATCGAGGAGGCGGGCGGTCGCGAGTGGACCGCCCAGGAGGCGCGGCGCCAGCACACGATCGCCATCGAGGCCCTGGACACGATCGAGATGCCCCAGCAGGTGCGGGCCCAGCTCGTGGCGCTCGCCGACTTCGTCGTCGTACGGAAGAGATGA
- the hpnE gene encoding hydroxysqualene dehydroxylase HpnE, whose product MSDATRLEGPDAEASGRPERAAVVVGGGLAGITAALALADAGVRVTLLEGRPRLGGLAFSFQRGALTVDNGQHVYLRCCTAYRWFLDRIDAASLAPLQDRLDVPVLDAGGKPGRRLGRIGRTALPVPLHLAKSLATYPHLSLAERARVGRAALALKGLDLADPALDTQNFGSWLAAHGQSARAVEALWDLVGVATLNAVAGDSSLGLAAMVFKTGLLSDPGAADIGWARVPLGELHDRLARKALDSVGVRTEVRTRVTSISLNGNGRWSVQVPGETLHADAVVLAVPQREAHELLPEGALDAPERLLEIGTAPILNVHVVYDRKVLSRPFFAALGSPVQWVFDRTEASGLPEGQYLALSQSAAQDEIDEPVSVLRERYLPELERLLPATRGAQVKDFFVTRERTATFAPTPGVGRLRPGARTKAPGLCLAGAWTATGWPATMESAVRSGVSAAGAALNALGRPRDHLLELFEEAA is encoded by the coding sequence ATGAGCGACGCCACTCGGCTCGAGGGGCCGGACGCGGAGGCCTCCGGCCGCCCCGAGAGGGCGGCCGTGGTGGTCGGCGGAGGACTCGCCGGCATCACCGCGGCGCTCGCCCTCGCCGACGCCGGAGTGCGTGTGACGCTGCTGGAGGGAAGGCCACGCCTCGGCGGGCTCGCCTTCTCCTTCCAGCGCGGCGCCCTGACCGTCGACAACGGCCAGCACGTCTATCTGCGCTGCTGCACGGCGTACCGCTGGTTCCTCGACCGCATCGACGCCGCCTCGCTGGCCCCCTTGCAGGATCGTCTCGACGTGCCCGTTCTCGATGCCGGGGGCAAGCCGGGACGGCGGCTCGGCAGAATCGGCCGCACCGCGCTGCCGGTGCCGCTGCATCTCGCGAAGAGCCTCGCCACCTATCCGCATCTCTCGCTCGCCGAGCGCGCCAGAGTCGGGCGCGCCGCACTGGCGCTCAAGGGACTCGACCTCGCGGATCCGGCGCTGGACACGCAGAACTTCGGCAGCTGGCTGGCCGCGCACGGTCAGTCGGCGCGTGCCGTCGAGGCACTGTGGGACCTGGTCGGGGTCGCCACCCTCAACGCGGTGGCCGGCGATTCCTCGCTCGGGCTCGCCGCGATGGTGTTCAAGACCGGTCTGCTGTCCGACCCGGGCGCCGCCGACATCGGCTGGGCGCGCGTCCCGCTGGGCGAACTGCACGACCGGCTGGCCCGCAAGGCGCTCGACTCCGTGGGCGTCCGTACCGAAGTCCGTACACGCGTGACCTCCATCTCCCTCAACGGAAACGGGCGTTGGAGCGTTCAGGTTCCCGGCGAGACGCTGCACGCGGACGCGGTCGTCCTCGCCGTACCCCAGCGCGAGGCCCACGAACTGCTGCCCGAAGGCGCGCTCGACGCCCCCGAGCGGCTGCTGGAGATCGGCACCGCGCCGATCCTCAACGTCCATGTCGTCTACGACCGGAAGGTGCTCAGCCGCCCGTTCTTCGCGGCGCTCGGCTCTCCGGTGCAGTGGGTCTTCGACCGCACCGAGGCCTCCGGGCTGCCCGAGGGGCAGTACCTGGCGCTCTCCCAGTCGGCCGCGCAGGACGAGATCGACGAGCCCGTCTCCGTGCTGCGTGAGCGCTATCTGCCGGAGCTGGAGCGGCTGTTGCCCGCGACGCGCGGCGCGCAGGTGAAGGACTTCTTCGTGACCCGGGAGCGCACGGCGACGTTCGCCCCCACCCCCGGCGTCGGGCGGCTGCGGCCCGGCGCCCGCACCAAGGCACCCGGCCTCTGTCTGGCCGGCGCGTGGACCGCCACAGGGTGGCCCGCGACCATGGAGAGTGCGGTCCGCAGCGGTGTCAGTGCGGCGGGCGCCGCCCTGAACGCCCTGGGCCGGCCCCGAGATCACCTCCTCGAACTCTTCGAGGAGGCGGCGTGA
- a CDS encoding DUF6380 family protein yields the protein MDNVGQGDSSGEKRHATLRWCTASLTATACRAPFKHRGGPAGEDAR from the coding sequence ATGGACAATGTGGGCCAAGGTGATTCCAGCGGCGAAAAGCGGCACGCAACCCTCCGGTGGTGCACCGCGTCCCTGACTGCAACGGCCTGCCGTGCACCGTTCAAGCACCGCGGCGGACCGGCAGGGGAGGATGCGCGATGA
- the hpnD gene encoding presqualene diphosphate synthase HpnD, protein MIRTVESEQHVSAPVLAAYSYCETVTGQQARNFAYGIRLLPTPKRRAMSAVYAFSRRVDDIGDGALAPDVKAARLEDTRALLSRVRDGRVDEDDTDPVAVALAHAAEQFPIPLGGLDELIDGVLMDVRGETYETWDDLKVYCRCVAGAIGRVSLGVFGTEPGARGAERASEYADTLGLALQLTNILRDVREDAEGGRTYLPADDLAKFGCSAGFDRPIPPEGSDFAGLVHFEVRRARALFAEGYRLLPMLDRRSGACVAAMAGIYRRLLDRIEREPEAVLRGRVSLPGREKAYVAVRGLSGLDARHVSRRTVRRRV, encoded by the coding sequence GTGATCCGGACCGTGGAGTCGGAACAACACGTGTCCGCACCGGTACTCGCCGCATACAGCTACTGCGAGACCGTCACCGGGCAGCAGGCCCGCAACTTCGCCTACGGCATCAGGCTGCTGCCGACGCCCAAGCGCCGCGCGATGTCGGCGGTCTACGCCTTCTCGCGGCGCGTCGACGACATCGGCGACGGCGCGCTCGCGCCCGACGTGAAGGCGGCGAGGCTCGAGGACACCCGGGCGCTGCTGTCCCGGGTGCGTGACGGGCGGGTGGACGAGGACGACACGGACCCCGTCGCGGTCGCCCTGGCGCACGCCGCCGAGCAGTTCCCGATCCCGCTCGGCGGCCTCGACGAACTGATCGACGGCGTCCTCATGGACGTGCGCGGCGAGACCTACGAGACCTGGGACGACCTCAAGGTCTACTGCCGCTGTGTGGCAGGGGCCATCGGCCGCGTCTCGCTCGGCGTGTTCGGCACGGAACCGGGCGCCCGCGGCGCCGAGCGCGCGTCAGAGTACGCCGACACCCTCGGCCTCGCTCTCCAGCTCACCAACATCCTCCGCGACGTACGCGAGGACGCCGAGGGCGGCCGCACCTATCTGCCCGCCGACGACCTCGCCAAATTCGGCTGCTCGGCCGGGTTCGACCGGCCGATCCCACCGGAGGGATCCGACTTCGCGGGCCTCGTGCACTTCGAAGTGCGTCGGGCCCGCGCCCTTTTCGCCGAGGGCTACCGGCTGCTGCCCATGCTGGACCGGCGCAGCGGTGCCTGTGTCGCCGCGATGGCGGGCATCTACCGCCGGCTCCTCGATCGCATCGAGCGCGAGCCGGAGGCCGTACTGCGCGGCCGGGTCTCGCTGCCCGGACGCGAGAAGGCGTACGTCGCCGTGCGTGGCCTGTCGGGCCTCGACGCCCGGCATGTGTCCCGGCGCACCGTCAGGAGGCGCGTCTGA
- the hpnC gene encoding squalene synthase HpnC gives MCRPRAGWRAVTEAGTARAADPERDTLDKAADENFPVAPFFLPRAWRTDLMAVYGFARLVDDIGDGDLAPGGADARLLGVSPREAEDRLALLDAFEADLHRVFDSTPRHPLLRRLQPTVRRTGLSPEPFLGLIAANRQDQLVTRYETYDDLVAYCELSANPVGHLVLGVTGTSTPERVRRSDAICTALQIVEHLQDVSEDLGRDRVYLPAEDMKRFHVQEADLATATAGASVRALVAYETERALNLLNEGTPLVGSVHGRLRLLLAGFVAGGRAAIRAIAAAEYDVLPGPPKPGKLQLLREVGVTLRGEG, from the coding sequence ATGTGCCGTCCCCGCGCCGGGTGGCGAGCAGTGACCGAAGCCGGGACGGCGCGCGCCGCGGACCCGGAGCGCGACACCCTCGACAAGGCCGCGGACGAGAACTTCCCCGTGGCGCCGTTCTTCCTGCCCAGGGCCTGGCGCACCGACCTGATGGCCGTGTACGGCTTCGCCCGCCTCGTCGACGACATCGGCGACGGCGACCTGGCCCCCGGCGGTGCCGACGCCCGCCTGCTCGGTGTGTCCCCGCGGGAGGCCGAGGACCGGCTGGCCCTCCTGGACGCCTTCGAGGCCGACCTCCACCGGGTGTTCGACTCCACCCCGCGCCACCCCCTGCTCCGCAGGCTCCAGCCCACGGTCCGGCGCACCGGTCTCAGCCCCGAGCCCTTCCTCGGCCTGATCGCCGCCAACCGCCAGGACCAGCTCGTCACGCGGTACGAGACCTACGACGACCTGGTCGCCTACTGCGAGCTGTCCGCCAACCCGGTCGGCCACCTCGTCCTCGGTGTCACCGGCACCTCCACCCCCGAGCGCGTCCGCCGCTCCGACGCGATCTGCACGGCGCTCCAGATCGTCGAGCACCTCCAGGACGTCTCCGAGGACCTGGGCCGTGACCGCGTCTATCTGCCCGCCGAGGACATGAAGCGCTTCCATGTGCAAGAGGCGGATCTTGCCACGGCCACAGCAGGCGCATCGGTGCGCGCCCTGGTCGCATACGAAACGGAACGCGCCCTGAACCTCCTGAATGAAGGCACCCCTCTCGTGGGTAGCGTCCACGGCAGGCTGAGGCTGCTGCTCGCGGGGTTCGTGGCGGGGGGAAGGGCGGCGATCCGCGCGATCGCCGCCGCCGAATACGACGTACTTCCCGGCCCGCCCAAGCCCGGCAAGCTTCAGCTGCTGCGCGAGGTGGGCGTGACTCTGCGAGGAGAGGGGTGA
- a CDS encoding ABC transporter ATP-binding protein: MAEQRNDSHIPTVIADELHIVYRVNGAKTGKGSATAALSRIVKRGEERGVRKVHAVKGVSFTAYRGEAIGLIGSNGSGKSTLLRAIAGLLPAEKGKVYTDGQPSLLGVNAALMNDLTGERNVILGGLAMGMSREQIRERYQEIVDFSGINEKGDFITLPMRTYSSGMAARLRFSIAAAKDHDVLMIDEALATGDRKFQKRSEARIRELRKEAGTVFLVSHNNKSIRDTCDRVLWLERGELRMDGPTEEVLKEYEKFTGK, encoded by the coding sequence GTGGCTGAGCAGCGGAACGACTCCCACATTCCCACCGTCATCGCGGACGAGCTGCACATCGTCTACCGCGTCAACGGTGCCAAGACCGGCAAGGGCAGCGCCACCGCCGCCCTCAGCCGCATCGTCAAGCGCGGCGAGGAGCGCGGGGTGCGCAAGGTGCACGCCGTCAAGGGCGTCTCCTTCACCGCCTACCGGGGCGAGGCCATCGGCCTGATCGGCTCCAACGGCTCCGGCAAGTCCACCCTGCTGCGGGCCATCGCCGGCCTGCTGCCCGCGGAGAAGGGCAAGGTCTACACGGACGGCCAGCCCTCGCTGCTCGGCGTGAACGCCGCGCTGATGAACGACCTGACGGGCGAGCGGAACGTCATATTGGGCGGCCTCGCCATGGGCATGTCCCGAGAGCAGATCAGGGAGCGCTACCAGGAGATCGTCGACTTCTCGGGCATCAACGAGAAGGGCGACTTCATCACGCTCCCGATGCGGACGTATTCGTCCGGCATGGCGGCGCGCCTGCGCTTCTCCATCGCGGCCGCCAAGGACCACGACGTCCTGATGATCGACGAGGCCCTCGCCACCGGCGACCGGAAGTTCCAGAAGCGCTCCGAGGCCCGCATCCGCGAGCTGCGCAAGGAGGCCGGAACGGTGTTTCTGGTCAGTCACAACAACAAGTCGATCCGCGACACCTGTGACCGCGTGCTCTGGCTGGAACGCGGCGAGCTCCGCATGGACGGCCCGACCGAAGAGGTTCTCAAGGAGTACGAGAAGTTCACGGGCAAGTAG
- a CDS encoding ABC transporter permease, which translates to MSETTHDGGVAVSARPSPDEGLSGAELAAKYGLAVSGARPGLVEYVRQLLGRRHFILAFSQAKLTAQYSQAKLGQLWQVATPLLNAAVYYLIFGLILHASKGMPSDVYIPFLVTGVFVFTFTQSSVMAGVRAISGNLGLVRALHFPRAALPISFSLQQLQQLLFSMIVLFLVAIGFGSYPSLSWVLIVPVLALQFLFNTGLALIMARMGAKTPDLAQLMPFVMRTWMYASGVMFSIPVMLADKPAWVADVLQWNPAAIYMDLMRFALIDGYGSENLPPHVWAVAAGWAVLVALGGFVYFWKAEERYGRG; encoded by the coding sequence GTGAGTGAGACAACGCATGACGGCGGTGTCGCGGTGAGCGCCCGGCCGTCGCCCGACGAAGGGCTCTCCGGGGCCGAGCTGGCCGCCAAGTACGGGCTCGCGGTCAGCGGTGCCCGGCCCGGGCTCGTCGAGTACGTCCGCCAGCTCCTGGGGCGGCGTCACTTCATCCTGGCCTTCTCGCAGGCGAAGCTCACCGCCCAGTACAGCCAGGCCAAGCTGGGCCAGCTGTGGCAGGTGGCGACCCCGCTGCTGAACGCGGCCGTGTACTACCTGATCTTCGGTCTGATCCTGCACGCCAGCAAGGGCATGCCGTCCGATGTGTACATCCCGTTCCTGGTCACCGGCGTCTTCGTCTTCACGTTCACGCAGAGCTCGGTGATGGCGGGCGTACGCGCGATCTCCGGGAACCTCGGCCTGGTGCGCGCCCTGCACTTCCCGCGCGCCGCGCTGCCGATCTCGTTCTCGCTCCAGCAGCTCCAGCAGCTGCTCTTCTCGATGATCGTGCTGTTCCTCGTCGCGATCGGGTTCGGCAGCTACCCGAGCCTTTCGTGGGTGCTGATCGTGCCGGTCCTCGCGCTTCAGTTCCTCTTCAACACCGGCCTCGCGCTGATCATGGCCAGGATGGGGGCCAAGACCCCGGACCTCGCCCAGCTGATGCCGTTCGTGATGCGTACGTGGATGTACGCGTCCGGCGTGATGTTCTCGATCCCGGTCATGCTGGCCGACAAGCCGGCCTGGGTCGCCGACGTCCTTCAGTGGAACCCCGCCGCCATCTACATGGACCTGATGCGCTTCGCGCTCATCGACGGGTACGGCTCCGAGAACCTGCCCCCGCACGTCTGGGCGGTCGCCGCCGGCTGGGCCGTCCTCGTGGCGCTCGGCGGCTTCGTGTACTTCTGGAAGGCGGAGGAGCGGTACGGCCGTGGCTGA
- a CDS encoding glycosyltransferase family 2 protein, translating into MSTATKVGAVIITMGNRPDELRALLDSVAKQDGDRVEVVVVGNGSPVPDVPAGVRTVELPENLGIPGGRNVGIEAFGPGGTDVDILLFLDDDGLLAHHDTAELCRQAFTADPELGIISFRIADPDTGETQRRHVPRLRASDPMRSSRVTTFLGGANAVRTKVLAEVGGLPDEFFYAHEETDLAWRALDAGWMIDYRSDMVLYHPTTAPSRHAVYHRMVARNRVWLARRNLPAPLVPVYLGVWLLLTLARRPSGPALKAWFGGFKEGWTSPCGPRRPMKWRTVWRLTRLGRPPVI; encoded by the coding sequence GTGAGCACCGCCACAAAGGTCGGCGCGGTCATCATCACGATGGGCAACCGCCCCGACGAACTCCGTGCCCTCCTCGACTCGGTCGCCAAGCAGGACGGCGACCGCGTCGAGGTGGTCGTGGTCGGCAACGGCTCTCCCGTCCCGGACGTCCCCGCGGGCGTCCGGACCGTCGAGCTGCCCGAGAACCTCGGCATCCCCGGCGGCCGCAACGTCGGGATCGAGGCCTTCGGCCCCGGCGGCACCGACGTGGACATCCTCCTCTTCCTGGACGACGACGGCCTGCTCGCCCACCACGACACCGCCGAACTGTGCCGCCAGGCCTTCACGGCCGACCCGGAACTCGGCATCATCAGCTTCCGCATCGCCGACCCCGACACCGGTGAGACCCAGCGTCGCCACGTGCCGCGGCTGCGCGCCTCCGACCCGATGCGCAGCTCACGCGTCACCACCTTCCTCGGCGGCGCCAACGCCGTCCGTACGAAGGTGCTCGCCGAGGTCGGCGGGCTCCCGGACGAGTTCTTCTACGCCCATGAGGAGACCGACCTGGCCTGGCGGGCCCTCGACGCGGGCTGGATGATCGACTACCGGTCCGACATGGTGCTGTACCACCCCACGACCGCCCCGTCGCGGCATGCGGTCTACCACCGCATGGTGGCCCGCAACCGCGTCTGGCTGGCCCGCCGCAACCTGCCCGCCCCCCTCGTCCCGGTCTACCTGGGCGTCTGGCTGCTCCTGACGCTGGCCCGCCGCCCCTCGGGCCCCGCCCTCAAGGCATGGTTCGGCGGCTTCAAGGAGGGCTGGACCAGCCCGTGCGGACCCCGGCGCCCGATGAAGTGGCGTACGGTGTGGCGCCTGACCCGACTGGGCCGACCTCCCGTCATCTGA
- a CDS encoding CDP-alcohol phosphatidyltransferase family protein, which yields MQKPSVAELRPVVHPPGVKDRRSGEHWAGRLYMRELSLRIDRHLVNTRITPNQLTYVMTVAGVLAAPALLVPGITGAVLGVVMVQLYLLLDCVDGEVARWKQQFSLGGVYLDRVGAYLCDAAVLVGFGLRAADLWGSGRIDWLWAFLGTLAALGAILIKAETDLVGVARHQGGLPPVKEAASEPRSSGMALARKAAAALKFHRLVLGVEASLLILVLAILDSIRGDLYFSRLGVAVLAGIALLQTLLHLVSILASSRLK from the coding sequence ATGCAAAAGCCATCGGTAGCTGAGCTCCGCCCGGTCGTTCACCCTCCGGGTGTGAAGGACCGGCGGAGCGGCGAACACTGGGCCGGCCGGCTCTACATGCGCGAGCTCTCGCTGCGCATCGACCGGCACCTGGTGAACACGCGGATAACGCCCAACCAGCTGACCTACGTGATGACCGTCGCCGGCGTCCTCGCCGCCCCGGCCCTGCTGGTGCCGGGGATCACGGGCGCCGTGCTCGGCGTGGTGATGGTTCAGCTCTACCTGCTGCTCGACTGCGTCGACGGCGAGGTCGCCCGCTGGAAGCAGCAGTTCTCGCTGGGCGGGGTGTACCTGGACCGGGTCGGCGCCTACCTGTGCGACGCCGCGGTCCTGGTCGGTTTCGGCCTGCGCGCCGCCGACCTGTGGGGCTCGGGCCGGATCGACTGGCTGTGGGCCTTCCTCGGCACCCTCGCCGCTCTCGGCGCCATCCTGATCAAGGCCGAGACCGATCTTGTCGGTGTCGCCCGTCACCAGGGCGGCCTGCCGCCGGTCAAGGAGGCGGCCTCCGAGCCGCGCTCGTCCGGCATGGCGCTGGCCCGCAAGGCCGCCGCCGCGTTGAAGTTCCACCGGCTCGTCCTCGGGGTCGAGGCGTCCCTGCTGATCCTGGTCCTGGCGATCCTGGACTCGATCCGGGGCGACCTGTACTTCTCGCGCCTCGGCGTAGCGGTCCTGGCGGGCATCGCCCTGCTCCAGACCCTGCTGCACCTCGTGTCCATCCTCGCGTCGAGCAGGCTGAAGTGA